cacaattaatgACCCCTTAATTGCTTTCAACATCCTTGCTGCTTCAGAGACGTGATCAGTGTTTCTAAGCACATATCAGCCCACAAGCCTCTCTCAGGTACATGCAGAGCCAcgactaacacacacacgcacacacacacaccactggaGTGATGTGTAATAACAATTTGCTCCATTTTACTTGCTTTTGAAGGGTAACGGATAACACTGCCCTAGCCACAACAGCACCACCAGAAGGCACATGGTCCTGCACACACGCCTGCAAGGCACCTTCTGAATAACCACCTACCTTATATTTCAACACACTGCttaaaaatctataaatatCTTTGACCTAAAACGTTATTGTCTTTAACATAGATTTATAACATTAAATAGCACCACCATGTTGAAATTTGCTAATCACTAATAGTAGAACAtgtataattaataaattaatataaatatattcatagtcataatgatgttttcatttcattcaaaaagaTAGCCTTATATTTATGTGTATTGTGTTCCTGATCAATTTTATATGCAAAACGAAAAGAATCACATTAATCCACCTTAATTAATTAACCACAATTAATACAGTTAATTATTACAATATCTCTGAAATCAGCGTTGATTCCTCATAGCAGCCCAACCCCCTTCTGTAGCAGCCCAGACAAAAACCTCACACAGCTGACAAACAACCGTGATCCATCGCTCCAGCCTCTACAcactattttttaaatatatatatatatatatatatatataaatatatcactTCTAATAATTAAAACCCCTCCGCAGCATTTCTAATAGAGGATATTATGCACAATAGACAGGAGGCAGGCTGAACGGCtagggaagggaggaggaggaggaacggaGAGCCGAATGAGCcaagcaggaagagaaaaaaaaaaaaaaaacacacacacacacacacacacacacacacacagaggcaggcagaaaaacactgtCAATAATTTCTTAAACGTATAGATTTGCATCCAGTTCAAGCCACACTTCATGCGATCTCGTGTTCAACGTTCATCTGCCTGCCTCTGTGGACGTTGGAGAGGTAATCCACAAAAATGTAGGTCTTTGCGGATTAAATAGGCCATAGGTCGTTATTTTTATATaagtgttaaaataaaacttataaaacagcacaaaaatgGGGACGAACACTTTCAGCAGACTGGCTAAGAAATAAATATGTACGCGATGATTAATTCTCTCCACGCCCCCATGCGTAAACGGCGCTTTCAGGCGAgccctgtttgtttacatgacAATTAGCATGTCAATTAATAGCGCGATTAATAAGATGTCAGCTCAACGTTACCTCGCATCTTCACATAAACTgatctccctctcctcttccatcCGAGTCTGGACCTCAGTCCCCCACAACTGCTCTCCAAAATGACTCCACAACAAGCGGCCAGCAGCCTCCCCTCAAATGGGAGCTGTAACTCCAGCATTACTGaatatactgtttatattcTCCTCAAAAACTCCTGTTTTCTAACTCTTGCCCCCTGTGTGTTTTCAACCCATGCACACAAATTATGGTTCTTGCAGGACAAGAGcgcctccatctctctctggcTTGTGGCGCAGGGAGTCCCTCCTCCGGATCCTGGCGCTCCTACACCACAACACTCATGACGTatcaacatttcacacacatttttccaaCAACTATTAAAACCTTTAGGATATGCATGGTACCAAACTCGCACACCACGGTGCACATGAGGCTGGGACCCGACCCCTTGATGCCCCAAAACGGCCCCAACTTGCAGCCAGCTCGCCCTGCAAAGTCctattcagttttttctttacCACCTGATTTAAAAATTGCGGgaaattcaatttttattttgctctctAAAAACTTTTTCCTCAGTTATAGGGCTCCCTTACCAAATTTTCATACGTCCCGGGGTGTTCCTGCCCCGTCCAGTCCAGTCTTTTGGGCAGCAGCTGAGGTGGAAAAATAGTGTCGAGTGTGATCATCCAGTTCATAAATGTATCGAGTGATGTTTTAAAACAGTAAATGATAAATCAGAGTAAAAGCAACATCACAAAGTACAGTGCAGGGAGAAGCATCTCTCTCGTATTGCTGACTGCttacctccttctcctccacctcccttaTCAGGGTCTGAAAATAggatacaaatacaaaattacaCCCCATGACAATTTCGGACATATTATAAATTATTCTTAAATGCAAAAACACCAACCTCGGCTGCTTTTTGACACGGTCCAGCTTCTAGAAATCGGGCTATTAGGAAGTACAGTTCTGGTATGGTTGGAGGGGGAGAAGAGGACGGGAGCTGCGTTAGAAGAGGGCACCGAGGAAATTGTGGGGATATTAAAACAACCATGACATATTTTCCGATCTCCTTTACTCACCAGAAGTCAACTGCGCGATGTGTGTACTGTCTGAAGCCATTTTGGTGTTGTTTGCCAGGGCAGCGCCAGAGCCTGTGTGGTGGGTCTAGGTGGCTGCCCTGTAGCTGTCACTGTTTATCCACCAGGAAGAGGCTGCCTCCATTCAGCTCTGCTCACACAAAGTCCCGGCTGCGTCGAGTATTCCTCCGCGAAGCGGCAATTAGGGCGCGCTATACGTTTCACCCCATAAAACACCGTCTTCCTCTTGTAAAGAACCAACCGCCACGACATTCTGGGGGTAACTATCCCTCGGGGTGAATTTTAGTGGCGGTCGTTCGATTGTGGAGGCATGTTTGTTTAAATCCCCCTCCCCCTCAAAGGAAAAAGCGCAAGCCCTCTGCGGAGGAATACGAGTGATGTGTTTCACGCACGCCACTGTAGAGGGGAGGTAGAAATGGCAGCGTGCTAAAGGAGAGGATACATTGCTGCAGAATGGCTCTTACTCCGTAGCTAGCTgacatttatcatgttttaaTAATTACAGTCTTATTcttacatacatttaatttaattgagcATTGATACACCGTAAATTCGGTtgtatttcctgtatttttatATGCGGATGTAAAACATGGCTACCGTGTTTGAGAGGGATTTATAGCCGATCTAACCGCTTCAGCTAGGTTTCATTAAATAATACAGCTAGCTGTGATAATTCTGTGTGTTCTCGTTGGCCTCGCTTGTTAATACTGTTGGTATTGTGTAACAAGATGTCTAGCTAACACACCCACTCTCTCTGGGAGCCGTTTGGTGGGGAAGTCGTCCATTTCTCTTCCAAATACTGCCAGGCAGTAAAATGGGGGAAGGGTTGGAGAAGAAGGGGAATGCAGCTTAATGAATGAAACCTCGTGAGTTACAGGAATTTAATGGCAATGAGACATTTATGCAAGATAGACTATCAAGGAAGATTATTGAGAAAATAGTTACATGACTGACAGCACACTTTCTCTGAGGTTCATGAGACACCTGTGAATAAAAAAGGAACAACACTCAGGTGCTATTTTTGGACAAtcaaatcatattatattattatgtatgtGAAGGAGGTAGTGTACGTGTTTATTGAACAGCTATTTTTAAGGCagtcaacttaaaaaaaagcctCGTCTTTTCTTACTGACCTCATAAACTGCTTTTCTTATTTGAGATAAGACATCAATGAAAGCATAagtaattactgtaattactaTTCGATATTAGCACAATCTCTTTACATTAAGTCGGAAGTGCTTTGAGATTAGTTTATTAACTACAAAACAATCCACCTTGAAAGTGAGGCCAATACTGTTTTATTGCAGCAACCAGGAAACCCACAACCTTAAATTCAGTGTGCACGTGTGAACGTATTTCAAACACCGTACACAGGTatagcttgattttttttctccacacattTTCTTCCCTGTTCTTTCTTTACACCTCTGTATAAACCATGTGAATGTGAGCAGGTGCTTACATGGTGTAATTTACCTCAATAAGGTATTATTCCCAGCATTTTATCTTTGTATACAATGTATATTGttccaaatatttttttgattcAATAGTGTCATTTCAGAAATCACAGACACTGGTATAGACACAACTCTGCTATTAACGTAGCGTACATGTCACTTAACAGAGACATAAAGGAACAAGCCAGTTTGTGTCTGAAAGGACACtgatgacattaaaaaacaccaaaacttattttgaatgaaaataaagaaattatcaGTTGACTTTAATACAGCTTTATTGTAGCTTTTCACGTTACATATGTTTTTCTCATGAATTGCAGACACCCTTATGACATCAgtttacacacacttactgttCCTCTCATTTAAACAGAGTAATTTAATTCTCTTTAAGACTTAACAAGACTTGAAAAATCAGATGAATATTCAGTATATAAATCTTATATACATGTAGCCATATCATGCCCTAAGCTGGTATTTGTTTTGCAAAGGTGACAGGCAGTTTGGAATACATGCACTTTCCTCAAAATCCCATTTTTGTTGCCGTTATTTACATTGTTATATTCTTTACTTTGCACTTATGGGTTAATTGTGGCTGTGTCAACCACTAATAATACAGACACTATATCAGACAGGCAGAAACTCTACAGAGGATGTGATCATCCAGTGGCTACACTAACTGCCATATATTTCCATGTCAAAAGTCTTCTGGAACATAGGTGGGCGTACTTTTTCTTTGAGACAAAACAGGAGGCATATTCTACCATTTTTGCTTCCACTTATAAATACTGACCCTCCACTGGTTTGACGTGTTGGTTTCACACGCAGGTTAGCTGTGCCAAATGTGCTCATGTCATGTAAGGCTGAATTTGTCGCTTGGGGTGTAATCCCAAGAACAGTGAACAAACAACACCTTTCATTACAGATACTGTACGTAACTAAATACAggacatttaataaaaataataattatcataatgatgatgatgataataataataataatgtgatacTTAGTTGATGACTGATATCTTTATTTTTGCATGCGGCCCCCTATTGATCTAAGAAACTCATAGTGAAAGTTCAACAACTGTACAGCAACCTGACAGCTGTTAGGGAGCTAGTACCAGCTTTAGATGTGTCACCCACTTGATGTATGGTCTCTTAAACCTCTAGACCATCCTGCAATCTGTACAACATATTTCACCGGCTTTATGGctcggaaaaaaaaacacactgtgttgtgGAATAGGGCCAGGTTTGAATTTTTAGGCCCAGCCAATTTCTTCCAGGTTACCTTTCATCCTGACCCATCCAGTGTAGTTGTTATTGTGCTGACTGACATGGCCACAAGGAGGCAATCTCACTCTGTACCACTCAGCTGAGCAAGGGGCCATAGAGGTGTCAAAGGTTATGGGTTCCGAGGAGAAATGTAATCAGTtacacattttctcttcctgtaaCATAAATAGGAATTCACTGATTTGCTTTGAGCTTGTCTTACCCAACACACAGTCCACCAGGAGATATCTAGTGTTTGTAAGGGACACAAAAGTAACAAAAGTTCTATAACAGCTGCATCTTGTATTATTCTGAAACTCTTTGAGCTTAATTGGTGTTGACAAAAAATCCTTGCTCTGTACCAAACTGTATCCTGTAGTTTTTACCATGTCTCAAGTATATTTCTGCAAATACACTGTGAAGATTGCTGAAAGGTTTTGGAGATTTGGTTAGATACAATACTCCATtctctgtgtatatataaatatataatattcaaaaatgccacaaaaactGAAAGATATTATTCCAGGAGGCTGATATCTCTATGCACCTGCTGTGCTGTTAAGTCATAGCTTGTATATAACCCCGCTTGTACTGTACTGCCCTTGTGGCTCTACTGCGAGCTGGGATGGATTTATCACCATTATTCACTGTCATCATCTTCTTGTAGCCACAAGAATGCCAGCACAAAGATTTTAATCATCACTATGGTACCTGTGCAGCATTACTTTAGATATCAGTGATATGGTGTAGGGGTTAAAATGTGGGAATTTAGGGAAGGTGAGagattttttactttgaaaaacaaacctttcaagtaaatatttatatgtattcAGCACTTTCCTACTGCTGTTACATCCTTGTTAAAAGAGGTATCATACTGTTGACTGAGGCTCctgataatacattttaattggcCTCTCCAGTATCTGTGGTATTCAGACATCATCACTCCACACCTCCTCATGTTAAAAAGGGGAACATGTCATTGGTCTATGAGTGTGAGTGACAGCTTGTCCCTCAATAAAGAGACTGTATGGTTTCATCAGGTCCCACCACTCTGGCAAATGCTGACCTTTCACTTCCTGACACAGCAATTGTATTTAACACAGCCACGTGCCCCTGGCgacctcacacatacacacacacacacacacaaagatatacacagacacacagcgcTGGCTTTGTGTTTGGTTTCAAAACTAACTCTGAACATGAGCACACTGAAAAGGAGCTCTAGAACTGAAGCACCACACATgccacatgcaaacacatgcattgAGCTTTGCACAGATTACCTGAGTTTTCCAAACTACAAAAACCAGCACGGGTGATGATATACAATTACAGTATACCAGTGGTTAGAACAAAAATTTGGCATAGCTGTCTAACTAGAGATAATACACATGCAATGCACAACATACATAACTCCGCACACGTAGTTTTGTTCACCAATAagagaagagacacagaaaaactcCCACGTGAcatcaactttttcttttatttcaaaatattctCCCAACAGGATGAAATTCAGAGAAGCCCAGAGGGTCCAAAGCCAATAGAGCCGTCTAGAACAGAAGCACCACTCATTATTGCTATGTCACTCTGCTGCAGGACAAGGCGTTCggggggctggggggtggggtgggggcaaAGTGaacaaagtcaaacacagagacgcacaaacacattcactccCGCACACGTACGAAAGGAGCTATGTGAAACACAGTGGCGGTAATTCCGTAAAAGtaagattttttaaaagctgcagaTGTTCTCCATGGCGACTACGGACCTGGTTTCTTGCAGCTCTGCATCCACATTGCTGACACATATCCACAAGTCCTCAACTTTACCATCAGGGGGGAGAATGGAGCATCTCTGAATCAGTCAGAGTGCCCGAGAATAGTGATCATCTTTTGTAGAGAAGTATAACTACAAATATAGGCAGAGCTGGTTTAAAGATCATAACAGTCGTGTTTACGGCCCCCCTTCAGGCAAATTGAAGAACATCTGCAGCCATCTGATAAAACCACTTCATTCTGTCTTTCTGCGTCTGAGAGGCGGACTGTATAGCGATGCagaatggaggagggaggagaatcGAGCAAAAACCATACTGTaggtggaggagctgaaagGAGTTTGAACACATGGGCATGGGGCTGCTGGTTGTCCATCTCTACTATCACAAGTCTAAAAAAAATTCAGCATGGTACAAAAATCGTCAGTAAAAAAAGATGCTTTGCTGCCATGGAGTAAGAGGGGACGAGTCGGTGGACGCGTCCGTGTCTTTACGCCTTCTCCTCAGTGGCATCCTCCGCTGCTTCAGTTACCTggtggaaggaagaggagaaagtaaAGGAGTTACACGCTGGGTCAAGCCTCCGAGTGTTACCTCTTATTCTCTCCACAGGTAGTTTCCCCTGAGAGTAGCCTCAAAAAGCCAACCTACAACTTTCACTTGGCTTGGTTTGTTCTGCCAAGACTCACCTGGCAAGTCCTCAGTGGGTGTAgaccaaattcattctgcatgTAACTAAATCAGCCTTTAACCAGCTGCAAGATGAAAGGTGATCTTGTTCCATAACCTGAATGAATGTGAAACTCGCTTGGCTGCGCCTGGTTTTAGCTTGATGGGTCTGTCGCTGGAAGCATCTTTACCGACTTATCTAAGTAACTTTGCATCAGCCTGTGCCGCAGATCTGAAGTGGTTTGTGGTTTTTACTTTGGGGCAAAGTAATCAAACAGCTTTGCAACTTCTGGGAACAAGGCAATGGTTttcaaaacagagaaacacagcaacTGTTTTGTAAGCATTAAAATTTAACCTGAAATCTTCTCTGAATATATTCATGGAAAGAAATGGGTCAGTGGAGTATCTGAAGCATacttttatgctaagctaactctTGGCAAGTGGTGatggtttcagtttttttgcacTAAGGTTTTAAGATTTTCACATATTACCTGTAAACTGTTCTCCcaaggagagagaaagtagttccaatgaCAACTGTTCACAGTTAGGTCTGTGGAGTATCAACAGTGTCTGCAACCTTGTTTCTGAAAAGACCAGCTGCCATTGAATTTTTCAAGGGTCATTTCTCATTGATTTGAGCATAGAAAAATTCCACACATCCATCTGAAAACCCTAAGCAAATAAAACGCAAAGCTACATGACTATATACcactaaaaaatatatttgtgattaGACTGAACTTACTCTTAAATGTGAGACTGATACCAGCTTCAAGTTGTCAGCTCAAATGATCCTCAGTGAATATTTTTCAGACTAAAATTATATGTCCACAAGATTGGCCTTATTGACAGATACACTCTTGCACAACACACGAGAGCGCTCACTTTCTTCACTACATTGCTCTTAAAAGCTACTCACTGAAACCCATAACTCCTCTGGTATCAGCGGGAATCAACATTATCTCAACAAGGGaatccagctctgtgtgtgtgcgcgcgtgtgtgtgcatgtgtgcgtgcacagTCTTACTGGAGTGAACATCTCCTGTCTGTTACCTCTGCCTGCAGACTGGTGGAGCCGGCTGTCTATGAGCACAGTCAGCCTATCATCCTCTACGTCACAACTCTGCGAGCAGCACTGAACCTTCCTGCTCGTGTGTAAAAAGTTGTCCTTGGCCCACTTCACTGCACACAGCGAGGAAACCGCCACACATCctcacttcttcttcactcgctctctctctcactgcactttctttcatcctctctctcttgccaGTACACACAGCACTGCAAAGCACACTGGGTAAATGTTTGCACGATTCATGTACAATGTCAGTGTAAATTGTACTACATGTTAGTGTTCAAAACACACCAAAGATGGATTAGAAACACTCGACCATACCCTTAACTCTGACTGTCTCACTCTGCCCTCTCACTGACATCATGGAGGGGGCCGTGCTTCTGATGgatgacacactgacagacgGACGAGACACatagatctgtgtgtgtgtgtgtgtgcgtgtgtgtgtgtgtcagcgtgcATATGTGCGATTATTAGTAATGTGGTTAAGCAGTGGGTTATGGAGGAATATAGGTGTGGTGCATGCATACGTGTGTTCACGTTTATACACAAATTGACAAAATAAGGGCATAAAAGattgttattttcttgtctctctcagAGTCAATGtatattttcctctttgagatgtattttattctttcGATTTTTCCCTCCACATACCTCATTGGTCTTGGTCTCTCCGTTCTGGGCAGGGCCGTCGTCCTTCTTTCCCTTAGGGCCACCTTTCTTTGCCTTCACCCCCTTATCATCTGCCACCTTCTGTACAGAAAACATTATAAGAACATTCACTGCATATACACATGATGCTGACAGACGTTATCGCACATGAAAAATGTTCTCTGTATGATGatcttttgtatgtgtgtggctcctcatttggatttttttctcactttcaccCCAAAATATCCAGATTTGTTAAAAGATTATTCCAAGTGAAACTAAGTTCAACCAAAATTTTAACGTTTGTAcgtttttttccctcagtttcctgctgtaaaataacagttctGCCCCTCATAATAGAAAGGGAAGACAAAATGATGATTATAAAAGTTTAAACTCGAGAATGTTGGTGCTctaaattacagttttataacattttctcAACACttgaatatttgaaataaacacCAGTTAATTCCAAGAtgtttggagaaaaaataaTGAGCCCTGGATACTATAGGTGTAGCTGAAATATAATGTGTGAACTGCAATATGAGGAGTTCTGTGTTTGATCTCCACATCCAGCAGCCTCTGTTAAGTGCATAAACTGACTCTAGTAGACTAGTAGTGAGAGGCAACTGTCTCCCTCAGACTGTTGCAAATTTATGggtatttaaataaattattgcaggggtggctgtgtgtgtgtgtgtgtgtgtgtgtgtgtgtgtgtgtgtgtgcgcgcgcgtgcgtgtgtgcgtgcgcgctcTACCTTGACGATGGCCTTCTTGGGCTTGACCTCAGGCTTGGGTGGCGGAGCAGGTTTCTGCAGATTACACGAAAGCCAGTTAGGACTGACCAAGCTGACATTATTAATAAGTGCATAGTGTTTGGAGAAATATTAGTTTATCTCTCCACTCTTGCAGAGTCTTTCACTAccatttaatataatatttctttGGCCAGAAGAGCATCTTAGAAAATTCATTAGGATCAACAGAGCCCACAGAGGCTTGGAATGTCTGCACTGGATTCcactgtaaatgttaataatgaTGAAGTACTTGTACTGTATTTCCTAAGCAATGGGATCTGACAATATCCCTGTGCTAAGTAGTTTTAAATATCTGCCTCTTCTAAAAGTGAACTAACCTCAGACCACTGTGCAATGACTATATCAGATGGGAGTTTAAACTCTAGCCAGTCAGTGTGAGCAAGTTTGCTTCAGAGCTTTTTCCAGGCTGCTGAGTGTGGACCACGTTACCCTGAAGCCACGAGCTACAGTAACACTGCTGTGAAATCAAATCATGTGATTCTTTCTCAGAATATCCCTGTTTTCCTTTAGCAATTACGGACACTCTGCACATGAGCCGATAAATGAAAGACACAAGTTCCTCTTACTTTGAGTCAAGTGGagctttacatttacaattaGGGAGAACGatttgaaaaacacaagaaattaattaattgaattgAAGTTGAAGGCATTCAAAGGAAATTTCGAATCAAATCAggaaacatgcaaacattttctGATAGTATGTTTCCTGAAAAGTGTCACAAAAGCTTAAAGATGTAggctgacattttgggaaaatacaCCTATTCTTTCTTCGTCTTCCCACTCTCACGTCTATCTGTTaaaaatgaagctacagccaagTTAGCTTGACAGTCAGCttacttagcttagcataagaaCTGggaacaaggggaaacagctccACAAGTCATCTGGCCGAGAAAGAGTAAATTTGTGGCTTTAACACTGTGCGATTAGTCAAATAAACAATTGAACGCTGCCATCCTCACTAGTAGGAACCAGAAATACTAGTGGGTTAaactattttattcatttacagcGGTGATTAACCGTTGCGTCCAAGATGTTCCGCAGCTGCCCGCTACTAGCCCGAGGCTGCAGCGCAGTCTGGCAGTATTCTGATctagaaaattaaaataaggtTGTATGTAGACTAGCTGACTAgtctaaatttaaatttctgtttaatCGAGAGTGAAATAAGTTGTTAGGAACAATCCTAATAGAGACACTAGAGTgctatcaatcttctcatctgacctgctgcaggaaagAGAATAAGCGTAcaccccaaaatgtcaaactattcgTTTAAAGTGCACATGCAAatgtacaaacacatgcaaagactCAAAAGGGATGAGTTCAACATGCAAATTacaacacagataaaaacacatgGTCTGTATGGCAGGGCTGCGCGATCACCTAACGATACATTTGCCGGATAATATAATGATGGCTTCTATCCATAATCATTAGTTTTACCAGGATTTGGATGCAAACTGAACATTTTCCAAGTATAGTTGTAGTATAAGTAAGTTTAGctgaattataataatattctaCCTTCATTAACTCTTAGAATATAAAATTGCAATATGCACCCTTGTAATCATGCAGCCCAACACATCAACAAGGTGTTGCTACAGACCACTCTGAGAATggacaaagacaacagagaaaagacatgCATACCAAGCCAGACGCAAAGGGGAGCATTTTTATGGAATTTGTAAAAATGCACTGATCAAATCCATAAACTGGGTGAGGACTTTACTCTGAGCTTTGG
The window above is part of the Seriola aureovittata isolate HTS-2021-v1 ecotype China chromosome 19, ASM2101889v1, whole genome shotgun sequence genome. Proteins encoded here:
- the hmgn3 gene encoding high mobility group nucleosome-binding domain-containing protein 3 isoform X4 encodes the protein MPKRKSPEGPEGKEASKVTKQEKPAPPPKPEVKPKKAIVKVADDKGVKAKKGGPKGKKDDGPAQNGETKTNEVTEAAEDATEEKA
- the hmgn3 gene encoding high mobility group nucleosome-binding domain-containing protein 3 isoform X2: MPKRKSPEGPEGKEASKVTKQEPTRRSERLSAKPAPPPKPEVKPKKAIVKVADDKGVKAKKGGPKGKKDDGPAQNGETKTNEVTEAAEDATEEKA
- the hmgn3 gene encoding high mobility group nucleosome-binding domain-containing protein 3 isoform X3: MPKRKSPEGPEGKEASKVTKQEKPAPPPKPEVKPKKAIVKKVADDKGVKAKKGGPKGKKDDGPAQNGETKTNEVTEAAEDATEEKA
- the hmgn3 gene encoding high mobility group nucleosome-binding domain-containing protein 3 isoform X1, with the translated sequence MPKRKSPEGPEGKEASKVTKQEPTRRSERLSAKPAPPPKPEVKPKKAIVKKVADDKGVKAKKGGPKGKKDDGPAQNGETKTNEVTEAAEDATEEKA